The genomic DNA AGCCTGCCCGTGCGGGCACGGGACGCCCTCTTCTGGCTGCTCAGCCCCTACCTGTAGAACGAGGACCATGGCCCCGAGCTCCGACGCACTGAGTCCCGACGCAAAACGCCGCCACCTTGTCAAGCATTTGGGTCCCGAGGCCGTCATCCTGTCCGGCGATGCCATGGCCCCCTATCTGGCGGAGTGGCGCGGCCGTTTCCCAGGCCGCGCGCTGGCGGTGCTTTGCCCGGCGGACACCCGGGCGGTGAGCCGGGCGGTGGCCTGCTGCGCCGACCTGGGATTGGCCATCGTCCCGCAATCCGGCAACACCGGACTGGTCGGCGGCGGCTCCCCGCAGGACGACGCGGACCAGGTGGTCCTGAGCCTGGAGCGGATGGACCGCGTCCGCGCCATCGACCCGGAGAACAACACCCTGACCGTGGAGGCGGGCTGCAGGCTGGTGGACGTCCAGCGGGCGGCCCGCGATGCCGACCGGCTGTTCCCCCTCAGCCTGCCCTCGGAAGCGCAGTGCCGGATCGGGGGCAACCTGGGCAGCAATGCCGGCGGCACCAACGTCCTGCGCTACGGCAACACCCGCGAACTGGCCCTGGGCCTTGAGGTGGTGCTGGCGGACGGCCAGGTCTGGAGCGGGCTCACCGGCCTGCGCAAGGACAACAGCGGGCTGGACCTGCGCGATCTGTTCATCGGCAGCGAGGGCACCCTGGGCATCATCACCGCGGCCGTGTTCCGCCTCTACCCCCTGCCCCGGGACGTGCAGACCGCACTGGTGGCGGTGCCCGACCCGGCCCGGGCCATCGCCCTGCTGCGCCGGCTGCAGGCCGACAGCGGCGACACCGTCACGGCGTGTGAGCTGATGAACACCCTGGCACTGGAGCTCGGGCGCCAACAGGCGGGGGCCGCGGCCGGGGGCATACCGGACACCGCCCCCTGGTACCTGCTGGTGGAACTCGCCAGCCCCAACCCCCACGCCGGACTGCGC from Alkalispirillum mobile includes the following:
- a CDS encoding FAD-binding oxidoreductase: MAPSSDALSPDAKRRHLVKHLGPEAVILSGDAMAPYLAEWRGRFPGRALAVLCPADTRAVSRAVACCADLGLAIVPQSGNTGLVGGGSPQDDADQVVLSLERMDRVRAIDPENNTLTVEAGCRLVDVQRAARDADRLFPLSLPSEAQCRIGGNLGSNAGGTNVLRYGNTRELALGLEVVLADGQVWSGLTGLRKDNSGLDLRDLFIGSEGTLGIITAAVFRLYPLPRDVQTALVAVPDPARAIALLRRLQADSGDTVTACELMNTLALELGRQQAGAAAGGIPDTAPWYLLVELASPNPHAGLREVLAHSLAEAQAAGEVNKSVVAVDPDQRQQLWSIREGIPGGQSQAGASIKHDISLPISRLPDFLAQAAERVRAEDPRVRLCTFGHVGDGNLHFNLSQPEGMARDAFLAQWTRYNDLIHDLVTGMGGSIAAEHGVGLLKAEALRRHKDPVELDLMRRIKQALDPENRLNPGKLIPGDEL